In Actinomycetota bacterium, a single genomic region encodes these proteins:
- a CDS encoding four helix bundle protein, with amino-acid sequence MYRFTLQLIDFLDELPRSPSAQIIGNQLLRSGTSIGANYIEAQAASSKKDFANFFHFEFFISID; translated from the coding sequence ATTTATCGTTTTACTCTGCAGCTAATTGATTTTCTGGACGAGCTTCCTAGAAGTCCCAGTGCACAGATAATCGGAAATCAACTTTTAAGGAGTGGAACAAGTATCGGGGCCAATTACATAGAAGCCCAAGCTGCTAGCTCTAAGAAAGATTTTGCCAACTTTTTTCACTTTGAATTTTTCATTTCAATTGACTAA